The genomic region GTCAACACAGGCAGTTCCTCCTGCCTGTCATCACCCGCATGGAGTTCAAACACCAATCAGATCCAGACCCGGACGCTGCCTCTAACCCCCATGTGGGTCGCAGGCGGGATGAGACCATCGCCTTCCTGAACCAGACAGACTTCATGACCAGCgtgatgagaggggagggagagacagaccagagaaagatagagggactGGCACACTCCCATATGGCCCGGAGAAGGGTTGAGGACCCCTGCTGCTAAGGCCAGGTTATCCTCTGTGCCTGGGGGAGTGGCTACGTTTCACAGATGACCAAGAGGGCAGGGGTTAAAGATCAGCCTACACTGATAGAACTTTTGCAAAACTAGGTACCACAACATGGGTTAGAGTTTAAGGGTACACCTagccagttgtacaactgaatgcattcaactgcaATGTAAAACAaactcctctgaatcagaggtgtgggggggctgccttaatcgacatccatgtcATCGGTGCGGGAACAGTGTGGTTAGTCTGTGTAACAAGGACAAACTGCTGTTTAATTGAATTGGTTTACATTTGTCCTTTACCAGTCATAATTTAGTAATGCAGGCTGAATCAACTGCAAGTGCTGCTACTAGGTGTCATTTTGTTAATATGCAATATTTGTACTAAGGAATTCAAGCAAATATAAACATTAATGAAAAAATAATCTTTAAGTGCCGTCTTTCCAAACTAGTATCAGAGGCTACACAGACATCTCAGTAAAAGTACTCAGGGGGGATGAAGTGGACAGGACTTGCACTAAGTAAACACAAGGAAGTGCAAGTCAAGAGTTTTATTTTTATGTAATCTTCAGTGCCTGTGCATAGACGCACAACAACATACAGTAGAAACCAGCCTGCTCCAGATCCAAAGTGCTTTATTATTAGCCCTTCCCCCTCCCCTACCAGATGGACTGATCCAGACAGCTGTATTTGATAGTCCTCAGAATTGCACTATTTTTCCCAGTAGTGTTCAGTCTTGATGCTgcattcataaccaagtgggaaggtggtatTTACCACACACACAACTGGGAAAAATCTACTTCAACCCCACTACAACTCAtaattactagtgggaaactcATCATCCAATTTCTCAATTAGTTAAAAGCATGTGAATACATCCAACTGGTATAATTAACTTCTCAATTATAAATGCAGCAAAAGTTCCTCATCCCCTGTGCTTGGGGAAGGCTTTGAGTGGAAGACTGAGGATTAATTTTAAAGCATTTTCCTCAATTCTTTTGTGTCCTTAACTCCTCAAAACATAATGAAACCCTCTGTTTTAAGGAAGTGGAGAAAGGACACAAGGAATCAAGGATAAGACTTGAGATTCAGCCAGAGAATGCATCAGGACTCGTACAGTATCACTCTACATCAGCCTTGTACAGTACGTCATGCCACATGTGTAAGACATTTGCTCCCAACATCCCCATTAGGTCATAGTCATTACCAGTACACTAAAGACTTAACATTCAGACCACAATAACACTGGCAAGTCAATATGGATGAGCTCTGCTACTTCTCTGGCGTTTCTGGTGGTTTCCCGGTGTAGTGTCACATCTGACTCCCGGCACAACTGGTGCACTTCCTCTCTAGTAGGGATTGCTAGGCAGGTGAGGGGGTGATGAGGGTTGCGTCTAGGCGATGCTAGTCTTCTATGGATCTGATGTATCTCTCATAAGCCTTCTCATCCATCAGAGCATCCAGCTCCTTAGGGTTAGCAATGGTCATCTTCATCAGCCATCCTGTCCCAGCAAGGATTAGAAGTCAGGTGAGCCTAGTCACAGGCCTTGTTTGAATATTATTTCTAAAATAATCAAtgatatgtgtgtttgtgcgtgtcaAGAATGCGTTTAGACTAGTGTATGCATATACAGTGAGCTCAAAGTATTGGGACGGTGACAattttgttttggctctgtactccagcaatttggatttgaaatgatacaactACTATGAGGTTAAACTACAGActtgtcagctttaatttgaaggtattttcatccatattgaTAGATCGTTTGGAAATTACTTAACCTTTTGTAcagtccccccccacccccattttAAGGGGAACTAAAGTATTGGGACTAATTCAcctatgtgtattaaagtagtccaaagttaagtatttggtcccatattcacaacaagcaatgattacatcaagcttgtgactctacacatttgttggatgcatttgttgtttgttttggttgcgtttcagattattttgcgcccaatagaaattaatggtaaataagtcATTTTGGAGtgacttttattgtaaataagaatatatgtttctaaacacttctacattaatgtggatgctaccattatTACTGATAATTctgaatgaattgtgaaaaaTAAGTGAGAAAGCTAGAGAAGCACACATTTCTTGTATATTTGTGCGTTTAACAAATGCTGTCATTTCTAAATGGTttacccgatatggatgaaaataccctcaaattaaaacgGACAGTCTGCACTCTAACCTCAGTCATTGTATCACTTCAAATCCAAAGTtatggagtacagagccaaaacagcaacaaaatgtgtcactgtccggATACTTTTGGGGCTCACTGTATGTCTGCGGGCGGGTGTGTGTGCTCACCGTCTTTGTAGCAGGACTTGTTGACGAGGCCGGGGTTGTCTGCCAGGAGTGTGTTGACCTCTGTTACTTCCCCGGTTAGAGGAGAGTACAGTTCACTGGCTGCCTTCACACTCTCCAATGCTCCAAATTCATCTAAAAAGAGGACAGCGATAGGCCAGGTCATGAGCTCCCGCTCTctggtctgttcaacgctggtccgaccaagctgattccacgcttcaagattgcctcgatcacgtggactgggatatgttccgcattgcgtcaaacaacactgacgaatacgctgattcggtgagcaagttcattagcaagtgcattggcgctgtcgtacccacagcaacttaAAACATTCCCacaccagaaactgtggattgatggcatgATTcgggcaaaactgaaagcgcgaaccaccgcttttaaccagggcaaggtaaccggaaacatgaccgaatacaaacagtgtagctattccctccgcaaggtaatcaaacaagctaagcgtcagtataaagacaaagtagagtcgcaattcaacggctcagacacaagaggtatgtggcagggtctacagtcaatcacggattacaaaaagaaaaccagtcccgttgcagaccaggatgtcttgctcccagacagactaaacaacttctttgctcgctttgaggaccactgacacggcccgctaccaaaacctgcggactctccttcactgcggccgacgtgagtaaaacattttaacgtgttaaccctcgcagggctgcaggcccagacggcatccccagcctcagggcatgcgcagaacagctggctggtgtgtttacaggcatattcaatcaatccttatcccagtctgctgttcccacatgcttcaagagggccaccattgttccggttcccaagaaagctaaggtaactgagctaaacgactagcgccccgccccgtagcactcacttctgtcatcatgaagtgctttgagagactagtcaaggaccatatcacctccaccctacctgacaccctagacccactccaatatgctcatcgccccaataggtccacagacgacgcaatcgcaaccacactgcacatggccctaacccatctggacaagaggaatacctatgtgagaatgctacagctcagcatttaacaccatagtaccctccaaactcgtcatcaagctcgagaccctgggactcgaccccgccctgtgcaactgaatactgaacttcctgacgggccgcccccaggtggtgagggtaggtaacaacacatccaccccactgatcctcaacactggggccccacaagggtgcgttctgagccctctcctgtactccctgttcacccacgactgcgtggccatgcatgcctccaacccaatcatcaagtttgcagacgacactacagtggtaggcttgattaccaacaacgacgagacggcctacagggagaaggtgagggccctcggagtgtggagtcaagaaaataacctcacactcaacaaaacaaaggagatgattgtggacttcaggaaacagcagagggagcacccccctatccacatcgacgggacagtagtggagagggtagaaagttaagttcctcggcgtacacatcacggactaactgaattggtccacccacacacagcgtggtgaagaaggtgcagcagcgcctcttcaacctcaggaggctgaagaaatttggcttgtcatcaaAAGCActtaaacttttacagatgcacaatcgagagcatcctgttgggctgtatcaccgcctggtatggcaactgctccgcccacaatcgtaaggctctccagagggtagtgaggtctgcacaacgcatcaccgggggcaaactacctgccctccaggacatacaccagccgatgtcacaggaaggccataaagatcatgaaggacaacaaccacccgagcaatTGCCTggtcaccccgctatcatccagaaggtgaggtcagtacaagtgcatcaaagcagggacagagagactgaaaaacagtttctatctcaaggccatcagactgttaaacagccaccactaacattgagtggctgctgccaaacatgtaaaaaatgtatcactagccactttaaacaatgccacttaatataatgtttacataacctacattactcatctcatatgtatatattgtactctataccaccaactgcatcttgcctatgccgttctgtaccatcactcattcatatatctttatgtacatattcttcacccctttacacttgtgtgtataaggtagctgttgtgaaattgttaggttattacttgttggttattactgtattgtcggaactagaagcacaagcatttcgctacactcgcattaacatctgctaatttGATTTGCTGCTTACCAGTCTGTGCCAGCTGTGTGCCAACCTCTGGTAGTCCACAGTACACCACATCTCCTAGAGCCTCCTGCAGGGCACAAATTTAGATTTTACCAATTAAATGAGACTTGTCAGTCCCAACAACACTGATGATTCATGATGTGTTGGAAGCACCAACATGTACTAACAGTGGGTTGGTAAGAAGACCACAGGTCCCAATGGGGCTCTTAAAGAGATTGTCCGGTACTTgtgtatactttttagccagtagttctgaaattAGCACTCACAAGCCAAAAGAGGTCCACGAAATTTGCATACTAGGTCACGTATGTGCAACACATCAttgctccccctctctgctgTGTCCACCCTGCAAACTCCTTGGATATCGCTGAGAAGGCCTTTTGTTAGTTGTCACTCAAATGCGAGGGGCTGAAGAAGCTCATTGGCTACAACTCTAATTGCTAGGGTATGTAGTGAAAATGGCATGGCACAGATTCAAGAAAAAAGTCACTTtcatggctaattgaggtaagactAATtttgcatgtatgaactacacattgacacatccagcccaaagcaggTTTAAATAATTTGTCACTCAGGTACCGAAACATGTCTTTAAGAACTAGTGATAGCATGCCTCGAGAACAACCCACCTGAGCAAATTTGCTGATGCCAACcgtccctacctccccctctactCGTATCCATTCGTGTTTGTCTGTGAATTTAAGAGCTGTGGAATTCAGGCGAAAATTGCAATTAGTTCGAGTAGCTACACATAAGTCGACACACCTAAAAACAGTTATTCGTCTACTTCTAATCTACAcgcttagctaactagctacgttATGGAAAAAAAGAACTAGCTACGTTATGTCCGTGCTATGCAAAACAAGAACGTCCTTGTTatgaactagctaacgttagcgtgTTAGCTAGCCACCTGTGTTGCAAGGTCCACAACCAAGTACCTGATGAGAGTCGGGTGGTAGTGAACAGAGTCCGTTGTACATATGCCCTGGATACCAGCCGAGAGGGAGTTAGCTGTGCCGAGCTGTAGAGAAAGGGCATGGCAGAGGTAAAGTTGGAAGACAAGCAACGTAGCATTACACACGTAGCCATTTTCGTCGCGTCTTTACAACTGCAGTGGCTGTCACGTTTATTAGACGTCATCATCACGGATGCCACTTGGGGCGAGTTCAGCGGGGCACATTAATaatattaatttaaaaaaagagtTCAGCGGGGCACAAAGTGGTGGAAGTTCGGAAACAAATGTACTTGTGGCGTTCCATTGTGTTATGTAAGAAAATGCATGTTTGTATTACATGTGGAATACAGATCGGGCTACATCCACAGAGTAAAATACGAATACTTTTTTTTCAATATGGTCAATGGGATTAGAGGGGAGAGGCTactggagaaagaaagagaaagagaatgggagagaaagagactgtaAGTGAGTATTAAATAGGCTTTGCTGGTCCAATCCCTCAGCAACTGTCACAAGCACTAATCATCTGCAGATGATGTTCCTGAAAATGCCCCTAGAAACCCAGTCACTCTCCCCTCAGTCAATGGTTTCAGCAGAGCACAGAGTTACATTTAGGTAACCTGCCTACAAAATACAGTCTGAGACTagtaacacacacccctcaccATGGAGATACTGGGAAAGTGTGTTTTACAGCTCTCCACCCCCAAcccttccctccaccccttctctaTCACTgaactctcactccctctctcatctctccctccagccagttGCCCCTCCTGCTTTAATTCCTCCAATCCTCTTTGTAGGACTGACGTCTACAACTGTCACAAACAGAGCTAAGCCAGGAGAGGAGGAAAAATAGGCTGGTAGTCTCAGGAACAAACTGCTCTCACATTTCCACTAGCTCAGCTTCCAAAGCTCTCCAGGCCTTAGGGGGGCTGATCTACCCTCCCAGCTCCCTCTCCCCTTTGGGACTCACCACCCTGCCTGACCGGAGGACATCCAGGGGACACTCACTCAGCCTCACCCAGGACCTAGGATTTCAGCTCACTGCAACTGTTTCCTCCTCAGAGAACTCCTGAGCCTGCAGCGTGACCCACCCTCCCTACTTCTGTCTAACGAAGAGAGAGGTAGTTCTCCATCTTTCTGTACATCAGTCTCAGGACCACCAGAGCTCCCACTTGTAGGCCTTATCTCCCATAGACTGTATctgcagagagacaggagaacaccccaaagacagagacaggaggaTTTAGAGGAGGGCTATTTAATTGACACAGTTGTGagacagtgtgtctgtgtatttcTGATAACGACTGTGGCAGTGAATGGACACAGACCACTCATGTAAGCAGTGTGTTAGAGAAAGAACACACTCTGGGGAAGTCTGTTCTAGTGGCGTTGGGTGTGCAGGTGTCCGTGATATGCCAGGTGTGTGTGAATGAGGcattgtacatttacatttacatttaagtcatttggcagacgctcttatccagagcgacttacaaattgtaaTTGTAAGGCATTGAATGTGCATGTGAGACTTGATAGAGGCCTCAAGTGTGTCAGAGGCattggttgtgtatgtgtgtgagaggtaAGTCAggttgtgtgtatgagtgtgtgtgtgtgaaagggatcggtcaggtctgtgtgtgtgtgtgaaaggggTCAGTcaggtctgtgtgtgagagacgacGACCGTGGAGGCCTTAGCCCTGGATTTCTCAGAGATGGAGGGTCAAGGCTATGACCGGTTTGGTGAGCTTGAGCAAGACACCTACCAGATCGACTACCGCCGTATAGTTGGTGACACTGAGCCTGCCAGGCCGCTCCTCCCGCCACGTgaaggggaacacacacaccccaactccAACCCTCGTGGAGCCTACACGCACACCAACCCTCACGGCCACGGGCACGAGACGGCCGCACAGAGATACAATGCCACACGCATCCAAGCCGGATACGAACCTGAAAGGTGAGccagacacacacgcgcacacacacaggtaacaatCAAAACTAGTCCGCCTATACCATTCGTCATCATCTAAACTCCAATTGCTCTAACCATCAGTCAACAACTAGGCCCTAGCTCGGTCCCAGGTGCCAGACCCCACTGGCCTAGTGAATTACTGGCTTTCATCTACATTAATGAACTACCAAACATCCATCTGCCAGTCAAGGTGTTGTCATTGACGTTGTCAGTGAGCTTTATAAATCCCAGTTATCTGCTATCAGGAGACAGTGACGTAACTAAAGCCTCTTACCTGCTACTTGACCGTCACACAGAGTGAAAGACTTTCCATTAACAGGGTTATAGAGTCTGTAGGTTCATCAACATTTCCAGATTACAGAGCCAAGCTATTTATCTAATTGAAAGGTAAACAACCACACTGAAGGTAAATTAGTGTTGTTTTGATGTCATCCCCTATCCAttcagaggcagggtagcctagtggttagagcgttggactagtaactgaaaggttgcaagtttgaatcctggagctgacaaggtacaaatctgtcgttctgcccctgaacaggcagttaacccactgttcctaggccttcattgaaaataagaatttgttcttaactgacttgcctagtaaaatgaaggtaaaaaaaaaaattagggGCTGTAGAAAGACAACTacgtacagtcgtggccaaaaggtttgagaatgacacaaatataaattttcacaaagtctgctgcctcagtttgtgtgatggcaatttgcatatactccagaatgaagagtgatcagatgaattgcaattaattgcaaagtccctctttgccatgcaaatgaactgaatccccccaaaacatttccactgcatttcagccctgccacaaaaggaccagctgacatcatgtcagtgattctctcattaacacaagagtgagtgttgacgaggacaaggctggagatcactctgtcatgctgattgagtttgaataacagactggaagcttcaaaaggagggtggtgcttggaatcattgttcttcctctgtcaaccatggttacctgcaaggaaacacatgccgtcgtTATTACTTTACACAAAaggggcttcacaggcaaggatattgctgccaggaCCGTCTATTAAAGTTGATTccgctgcgggatcggggcaccaccagtagagagcttgctcaggaatggcagcaggtaggtgtgagtgcatctgcacgcacagtgaggtgaagacttttggaggatggcctggtgtcaagaagggcagcaaagaagccacttctctccaggaaaaacatcagggacagactgatattatgcaaaaggtacagggattggactgctgaggactggggtaaagtaattttctctgatgaatcccctttctgattgtttggggagGAGTACCAAAAAAAttatggtccccaagaacacagtgacctccatcattcttaaatggaagaagtttggaaccaccaagactctttatATAGCTGGTCGCccagcaaaactgagcaatcgggaagagaggggccttagtcagggaggtgaccaaggacctgatggtcactctgacagggctccagaagtcctctgtggagatgggagaaccttccagaagctcaaccctctctgcagcactcaaccaatcaggactttatagtagagtggccagacggaagccactcctcagtaaaaggcacatgacagtccgcttggagtttgccaaaaggcacctaaaggactctcagaccatgggaaacaaggttctctggtctgatgaaaccaagattgaattatttggtctgaatgccaagcgtcacctctgaaggaagcctggcaccatccctacagtgaagcatggtggtggtgatgtttttcaaatcaaagtttatttgtcacttgcgccgaatataataggtgtagaccttacagtgaaattcttacttacaggctctaaccaatagtgcgaaaaaaggtgtgtgtgtgtaggtaagtgaAGAAAAAGAACAACAGTacaaagacatttgaaaataacagtagcaaggctatatacagacaccggttagtcaggcttattgaggtagtatgtacatgtgggtatggttaaagtga from Oncorhynchus masou masou isolate Uvic2021 chromosome 22, UVic_Omas_1.1, whole genome shotgun sequence harbors:
- the LOC135509301 gene encoding glycine cleavage system H protein, mitochondrial-like; the encoded protein is MATCVMLRCLSSNFTSAMPFLYSSAQLTPSRLVSRAYVQRTLFTTTRLSSALKFTDKHEWIRVEGEVGTVGISKFAQEALGDVVYCGLPEVGTQLAQTDEFGALESVKAASELYSPLTGEVTEVNTLLADNPGLVNKSCYKDGWLMKMTIANPKELDALMDEKAYERYIRSIED